From Gammaproteobacteria bacterium:
TCGAATAGAATGAATAAATTATTGGAGCAGGTTCAACGTGCTTTGAGCGTTATATATAATGTTGGGTCGCCCATTAGTGCTATACTATAATGTTGGGTCGCCCATTAGCCAGCCGGTGTCAAGGTCCCAATAAATCCCATAGCCACACAATGTGACCTAGAAAATGAAACAGGTGTTTGTTACGCACCCGGATTCTCTATGGATGGTGTCGAAATTGATCCGCACCAGTCACCCATCAGGATCTAGGTAAAACGGTATTGCTGTTTTACCCCAGGCCTAAAGGCCCCAAAAAATCGTTGGTACCAAGCCGCCTCCAAAAGGAATATCACAGAAACAATGGTTTTACCGTATGCAACGGATTACCAACCCTAGAGTGGTTCACGGCTTAGGCGCATCAAATAACCTATTTCATAAAAGGGTGGGACAGCGGCCCAATCAGACCAGTGATTTCAATCAACCCCAGCACTAGCTCACTGCCCCAGCCTTATTTATCGAAACAATAATGTCTCATCAAATTTAACCTGGTCGCGCATAATATAAAAACAAGCCTTGGCCAATTTGTTGGCTGTAGCTTTTACCGCGACTGCCCGATTTTTTTGAGCCAATTTCCTTTGAAAGAACCGCTTTGCCGTTTCATTGTACCGAACAATAAAATTGGCGGCTTCGACATAGGCCCATCCGAGGTAACGGTTACCATTTTTCCGGTTGCCTTCGCCCTTTTTCTTACCGTTGCTCGTCTTTACGCTTTTTACTGCGCGGCAATAGGAAGCATAGTGACCGGCGCTTGAAAACCGGTTTATCTCACCCGTTTCCAGCATGATGGTAAGCGCCAATATGTCACCGATACCGGGCACTTGTTTTAACCCTAGAAACGACGGATGTAGTTTTACCTGACGCAAAATCAATTTTTCTATAACAGAATAGAGGACATCCACGATATATAATCGCTCATCCAGCGAAACCCCTCCCAGATCTTAGAAAAAGACAATTCAACATTACCTTTGGAATCGGTTTTTCAGTGGATACACCCGAAGAAAAGG
This genomic window contains:
- a CDS encoding transposase, with translation MDVLYSVIEKLILRQVKLHPSFLGLKQVPGIGDILALTIMLETGEINRFSSAGHYASYCRAVKSVKTSNGKKKGEGNRKNGNRYLGWAYVEAANFIVRYNETAKRFFQRKLAQKNRAVAVKATANKLAKACFYIMRDQVKFDETLLFR